The DNA region CACCGCGCTCGTGGACCCCGAGGCGGTGGGCCTGCCGCTCACGGCGTTCATCTCGGTGAAGCCCTTCGACCCCAGCGCACCCGACGACATCTCCGAACGCCTCGCGGAGGTACCGGAGATCGAGGCCTGCCACAGCGTCGCCGGCGACGAGAACTACATCCTCAAGGTCCGCGTCGGCACCCCCATCGCGCTGGAGCATCTCCTCGCCCGCATCCGCACCCTGTCGGGAGTCTCCACCCGTACGACCGTCGTGCTCTCCACCCCCTACGAGGCCCGGCCGCCGTCGATCTGAGCCGTCGGGCGCGACCGCACTCGACGGCCCGACCCGCCCCTCGGCCTCCCGCGCCGGGGCGGGAGACTTGAGCCCATGAACGAGCGCTCCGCCCAAGGGCACGAGACCCGCACCGTCCTGCTGCGCGGCGGGGAGGTGCACAGCCCGGCCGACCCTTTCGCCACCGCGATGGTCACACAGGGCGGCAGCATCGCCTGGGTCGGCTCCGAGTCCGCCGCCGACTCCTTCGCCGACGGCGTCGACGAGGTGATCCACCTCGAAGGCGCCCTCGTCACCCCCGCCTTCACGGACGCACATGTGCACATCACCGCCACCGGCCTGGCGCTGACGGGGCTCGACCTCACGGGAGCGCCCACGCTCGCCGACGCGCTCGCCCGTGTCCGCGAATACGCCGCCGCACGTCCCGCCGACCCCGTACTGCTCGGCCACGGCTGGGACGCCACCCACTGGCCGGAGGGCCGCCACCCCACCCGCGCGGAACTTGACGAGGCCGCGGGCGGCCGAGCGCTCTACCTCTCCCGTACGGACGTGCACTCGGCCCTCGTCACGACGGCACTGCTCGAACTCGTCCCGGGCGCCGCCGAGTCGGCGGGCTTCGCCGAGGGCGGGCCCCTCACCCGGGACGCCCACCACGCCGTACGAGAGCGGGCGCACTCCACGCTCACGCCCGCCCGCAGGTCCGAGGCCCAGCGCGCGGCCCTCGCCCACGCCGCCTCCCTCGGCATCAGCGACCTCCACGAGTGCGCCGGGCCCGGCATCTCCAGCGAGGAGGACTTCACCGCACTCCTCGCCCTCGCCGCCGAGCGCAACGGACCACGCGTGCACGGCTATTGGGCCGAACCCGTCACCTCCGCCGCGGACGCCGCACGCATCCGCGCCCTCGGCGCGATCGGCGCCGCCGGCGACCTCTTCGTGGACGGCTCGCTCGGCTCCCGCACCGCACATCTCACCTCGCCCTACGCGGACGCACACCACACCGGCAGCGCCTACCTGGACGCCGACGGCATCGCGGACCACGTCGCCGCCTGCACCGAAGCCGGCCTCCAGGCGGGCTTCCACGCCATCGGCGACGCCGCGGTCGCCGCCGTGGCCGAGGGTGTGCGTGCCGCCGCCGCCCGCGTCGGCACGGACCAAGTCCGCGCCGCACGCCACCGCGTGGAGCACGCCGAGATGATGGACGGGCAAACCATCGCGGCCTTCGCCGAGTTCGCGCTCACCGCATCCGTACAGCCCGGCTTCGACGCGGCCTGGGGCGGCCCCGGCGGAATGTACGCGGCCCGCCTGGGCCAGGAGCGCGCCGCCCGCCTCAACCCCTACGCCGCACTCCAACGCGCCGGTGTACCGCTGGCGTTCGGCTCCGACAGCCCCGTCATCCCGCTGGGCCCGTGGGAGGCGGTGCGCGCCGCCGCGTTCCACCGCACACCCGAGCACCGCATCTCCGTGCGCGGCGGGTTCACCGCGCACACCCGCGGCGGACGTCGTGCCGTCGGCGCCGACGAGGGCGGCGTGCTCGTCCCCGGCGCACCCGCCGACTACGCGCTCTGGCGTACCGGTGAACTGGTGGTGCAGGCCCCCGATTTGCGCGTCGCCAACTGGTCGACGGACCCACGCTCCGGCACCCCCGGCCTCCCGGATCTCACGCCAGGCGAGCAACTCCCCGTCTGTCTGCGGACCGTGGTGGGCGGCCGTACGGTCTACGAGCGGCCGAACGAGTGATGTACGCATGTCCCTTGCGGCGCCCGACGCCCCCTCAGACTGTCGCCCCCGCGCCCAATGCGCCTGACTGACCTGCTGGTTCGGCGAAACGCCGCAGGTAGCGTCGCTGTTGACAGCCGACGCCCGCCGACGGGTAGGTTCGGCCAGGTCCACCACAGGACGTCCGGCCGGCGATTCCCCGCGCAGTCGTCGAACGCCGCTGGGCCAGGGGGTGGTGTGCCGCACCGGGACATCACCACTGGGAGCCAGGTCCAGCGCCCACGGCACGGGGGCGAAGGTCGAGGCCGGCCGGCGGGTGTGACCCGGGTGGGGCCCGGATGCTCAGTAGACAACGGCTCTCGGTCGACTCGCAGCCAGCGGGTCCCAGGTCGGCCCGAAGGGCACCGGGCCCCGACCCGCAGCGACGGTCACGGGGCCGGGCGATACGCGCACGGCGAGCGGCCCGTGACGCAGCCCCCAGGCCCAAGCCCCGCCGCTTCCCCTTCATCGAATTCCGCGTCCGCTCCCGGGCGCCGTACGGCCGTGGGCCGTTTCGATCTCCTGTGGCATTCACAGCCCTGGACCCGCGGACGTCGAACGCCGTTATACGGTCGCTTCACCACCGCATGACGTTGCAGGAAGGGCGCGACCTTGCCATCGGGTTCCGAGACCACCGCCGCATCCGCAGCCGACGGCCCCACGGCCGGACGGCCGAAGGGCGTGGAGGCCACCGAGCGCGCCGCCACGCGGGAGACGCCGGAGGCCCCGGCGGAGAACGGCGACGGAGCGCACGACGGCGCCCCCGCCTCCACTTCCGCCCCCTCTGCGCCCTCCCCGGGAAGCGAGGGCGGCGAGGACCTACGAGTGGAGCCGGCCGATCGTGGCGGGAAGAGCGAACACACCGACGGCCCGGACGGACGGGGCGCCCGAGGCGGCCGGCTGCGGCGCCTCGGCGATCTCATACGGCGCGAAGCGCCGCGCACGGCCGGTGCAGCCGTCGCCGGAATCGCCCTCGCCCTCGCCTTCCCCCCGTACGGGCTGTGGCCGCTGTCGCTGCTGACGGTCGCCGCGCTCAGCCTCCTCACCCGGCGCCGCACCGCCCGCCAGGGCGCATGGACGGGGTTCGCCTTCGGCTGGCCCTTCTTCACGATGCTGCTGAAGTGGCTGCACGTCGTCGGCTGGGACGCGGTGCTGGGGCTCGCCTTCATCGAGTCGCTGTTCCTCGCCGCGCTCGGCGCCGCGCTCGCCGTCACCTCGCGGCTGCCTCTGTGGCCGCTTTGGGGCGCCTGCCTGTGGGTCGCCGAGGAGTGGGCCCGCGACCGTGTCCCCTTCGGTGGCT from Streptomyces marispadix includes:
- a CDS encoding Lrp/AsnC family transcriptional regulator — protein: MEEVDRRIVDLLVKDGRMSYTDLGKATGLSTSAVHQRVRRLEQRGVIRGYTALVDPEAVGLPLTAFISVKPFDPSAPDDISERLAEVPEIEACHSVAGDENYILKVRVGTPIALEHLLARIRTLSGVSTRTTVVLSTPYEARPPSI
- a CDS encoding amidohydrolase encodes the protein MNERSAQGHETRTVLLRGGEVHSPADPFATAMVTQGGSIAWVGSESAADSFADGVDEVIHLEGALVTPAFTDAHVHITATGLALTGLDLTGAPTLADALARVREYAAARPADPVLLGHGWDATHWPEGRHPTRAELDEAAGGRALYLSRTDVHSALVTTALLELVPGAAESAGFAEGGPLTRDAHHAVRERAHSTLTPARRSEAQRAALAHAASLGISDLHECAGPGISSEEDFTALLALAAERNGPRVHGYWAEPVTSAADAARIRALGAIGAAGDLFVDGSLGSRTAHLTSPYADAHHTGSAYLDADGIADHVAACTEAGLQAGFHAIGDAAVAAVAEGVRAAAARVGTDQVRAARHRVEHAEMMDGQTIAAFAEFALTASVQPGFDAAWGGPGGMYAARLGQERAARLNPYAALQRAGVPLAFGSDSPVIPLGPWEAVRAAAFHRTPEHRISVRGGFTAHTRGGRRAVGADEGGVLVPGAPADYALWRTGELVVQAPDLRVANWSTDPRSGTPGLPDLTPGEQLPVCLRTVVGGRTVYERPNE